A genomic window from Plasmodium reichenowi strain SY57 chromosome 6, whole genome shotgun sequence includes:
- a CDS encoding calcium-binding protein, putative, translating into MEGQNNEGKTSKKENNYKFLNSDEINNLEYIFNKIKKNKNDNVSIQNIHKFLLNNHNKDICDDLLEFFHIYGSTITLDDFLNSLNCDMNEFKSKEKVKMLFELLDTNKKGYISYKNFIQSAKQFEDEFTEDMLNDIFHIMDLNNNNKILFDEFKNSISNI; encoded by the coding sequence ATGGAGGGACAAAATAATGAAGGGAAAACAtcaaaaaaagaaaacaactataaatttttaaattcagatgaaataaataatttggaatacatatttaataaaataaagaagaataaaaatgataatgtATCAATACAAAATATCCATAAgtttcttttaaataatcataataaagatatttGTGACGATTTGTTGGAATtctttcatatatatggaaGTACTATAACGTTAGATGATTTTTTGAATTCTTTAAATTGTGACATGAATGAATTTAAatcaaaagaaaaagtaaaaatgTTATTTGAGTTATTAGATACAAATAAGAAGGgttatatttcttataagAACTTTATACAATCTGCTAAGCAATTTGAAGATGAGTTTACTGAGGATATGTTAAATGACATCTTTCATATTATGGACTtgaacaataataataagataCTTTTTGATGAATTCAAAAATTCcatatcaaatatataa
- a CDS encoding cyclin dependent kinase binding protein, putative codes for ESGVYFSLYEDFFKDAKIFLNTIESKNKILDVSNSSTTSSSMSSDEVNDISSNNETEKYDNNYNSTGRYLDYYLNMENNKAICYNNIEESNTISHNNNFSNILYNGSSKILLCYKNNYNICLSYKPYNENIYHDVPNINYSLSIFRKKGSLNTTSHIKGKRQIEPNWTKQQIREALDLEKGIKRKTRSREIYDNNYSDDNNYSDNNNYSDNNNYSDDNNYNDDNNYNDDNNYNDNRSVGGGIVKYLNIFSKLPFFYLFYPLSNKKKKRKKKFYNDQVRNDFNSSMFYSKHFKKGIKKKSDNSDFKKSTQKKNKKNEKNILYNDKKDSININENNIYKNMKKQNDMLTKNEMYKSTSVNNLDIDRKKTEEDYFLKKKRKKGNNKKGISYEYLLKPSKHDYDAFCLFNPRFKQGKHHTVMYLQSYNVSIIPFVKAKKLKERVNQLFSEINPWIHKSLTLSKLRNLKIDLFNLINNIPEIDISTISCAWVFFERLVIKGYVHKYNRKLYAATCLILSFKFYQHDDIQILEKLLIHIQKLDKKENLTPSLIFSVEFLVYRLLEFSLQHTYENIRPHIHQYLESKELKFEDVYGTSEEIYLYSNKS; via the exons GGAGAGTGGGGTGTACTTTTCCCTTTATGAGGACTTTTTTAAAGATGctaaaatatttttgaataCTATTgaaagtaaaaataaaatattggATGTGAGTAATAGTAGTACGACAAGTAGTAGTATGAGTAGTGATGAGGTGAATGATATATCTTCAAATAATGAGAcagaaaaatatgataataattataatagtACTGGTAGATATTtagattattatttaaatatggagaataataaagcaatatgttataataatatagaagaAAGTAATACGATAtcacataataataattttagtaatattttgtataatgGGTCTTCAAAAATTTTGttatgttataaaaataattataatatatgtttatcTTATAAACCATACAATgagaatatatatcatgATGTACCcaatataaattattccTTATCCatatttagaaaaaaaggTTCCCTTAATACTACTTCTCatataaaaggaaaaaggCAAATCGAACCCAACTGGACAAAACAACAAATAAGGGAGGCATTAGATTTAGAGAAAGGAATTAAGAGAAAAACTCGTTCGAGggaaatatatgataataattatagtgatgataataattatagtgataataataattatagtgataataataattatagtgatgataataattataatgatgataataattataatgatgataataattataatgataatagAAGTGTAGGGGGGGGAATAGTTAAGTAccttaatatattttccaagttaccatttttttatttattttatccattatctaataaaaaaaaaaaacggaaaaagaaattttatAATGACCAAGTTAGGAATGATTTTAATAGTTCGATGTTTTATAGTAAACATTTTAAGAAGGgtataaaaaagaagagTGATAATTCTGATTTCAAAAAAAGTacccaaaaaaaaaacaagaaaaacgagaaaaatattttatataatgataaaaaagatagcataaatataaatgagaataacatttataagaatatgaaaaaaCAGAACGATATGTTGACTAAAAATGAAATGTATAAATCGACAAGTGTTAATAATTTAGATATAGATAGAAAAAAGACAGAAGAAGactattttttaaaaaaaaaaagaaaaaaaggaaataataaaaaaggaatatcttatgaatatttattaaaaccTAGTAAACATGATTATGATGctttttgtttatttaatCCAAGATTTAAACAAGGAAAACATCATACAGTTATGTATTTACAAAGTTATAATGTATCTATAATACCATTTGTAAAAgcaaaaaaattaaaagaaagaGTTAATCAGTTATTTAGTGAAATCAATCCATGGATTCATAAATCTTTAACATTATCTAAATTAagaaatttaaaaatagatctttttaatttaataaataatattccAGAAATAGATATATCAACAATATCGTGTGCATGGGTATTTTTTGAAAGATTAGTTATAAAGGGATAtgtacataaatataatagaaAGCTATATGCAGCTACGTGtcttatattatcttttaaattttatcaGCATGATgatatacaaatattagAGAAATTActtatacatatacaaaagttagataaaaaagaaaatttaaCACCTTCTCTTATCTTTTCCGTGGAATTCTTAGTCTATCGACTTCTTGAGTTTTCTCTTCAACACACTTATGAGAATATACGCCCACACATACATCAATATTTGGAGTCCaag GAATTAAAATTTGAAGATGTCTATGGTACCTCTGAAGagatttatttatactcAAATAAATCTTAA
- a CDS encoding nucleoside diphosphate kinase, putative: CYYVGDDYDLDVYLKERLNKMDEDTFHLVSYDDVIKGFMSIIINQDEESKKEKQNDETLKKLVEDIRIRRKHKNNKEYIKTMIYKYYLKYILKNKSRYLFSNIIVYNIPPKEIIDEDILKDYSYIIDIRKVIHFVYFIEDDSYNALNDERICSDVMNEHVSSFMLEEVGLEKVDRIASEENILDVENESDDKNVITRDDVLNERNTTTNGRYLHPSYLIFLLNKRLNHNKKEEEKKKKKKETTKKTKMKNNRKKKKMDEYNKELKRNEKIFLSRYKDIEFTRIYIDKELPCNMLNIYCPKIIILFIPQNIYLQLYISSLICLHLKNYKSINTASLIYEIRILERMKTKMVYIEKCKKGGGGQGEKEKEKYISDIMDEKRMIRKIYDYITSKIKRVDSNILLCGFPIFLRKGYYNNKSDYFYQFDFLKKFKIDGIISFLFDDTYLEQICNGKNIVCAEKYKEILNFMYKEYRYKCKIYYERIRNNDDLQNVLAKLKNNL; encoded by the coding sequence TGTTATTATGTTGGAGATGATTATGATTTAGACgtttatttaaaagaaagaTTAAATAAGATGGATGAAGATACCTTCCATTTGGTAAGTTACGATGATGTTATAAAAGGTTTTATGtctataattataaatcAAGATGAGGAAAGCaagaaagaaaaacaaaacgATGAAACATTAAAAAAGTTGGTTGAGGATATAAGAATAAGACGAAAacacaaaaataataaggaatatataaaaacgatgatatataaatattatttaaaatatattttgaagaATAAAAGTagatatttattttctaacATAATAGTATATAACATTCCCCCTAAAGAAATTATAGATGAAGACATTTTAAAGGactattcatatattatagatATTAGGAAGGtaattcattttgtttattttatagaGGACGATAGTTATAATGCCTTAAATGATGAAAGGATATGTTCCGACGTTATGAATGAACACGTTTCTTCTTTTATGTTAGAAGAGGTGGGTCTTGAGAAGGTGGACAGAATAGCAAGTgaggaaaatatattagatGTGGAAAATGAATCAGACGATAAAAATGTGATAACTAGAGACGATGTGTTAAATGAAAGGAATACTACTACAAATGGAAGGTATCTTCATCCATCTTATTTAAtctttcttttaaataaacgtctaaatcataataaaaaggaagaggaaaagaagaagaaaaagaaggaAACGACAAAAAAAACCAAGATGAAGAATAatagaaagaaaaaaaaaatggatgaatataataaagaattaaaaaggaatgagaagatatttttatcaagATATAAAGATATTGAGTTTACTaggatatatatagataaagAGTTACCATGtaatatgttaaatatatattgtcctaaaataattattttatttatacctcaaaatatatatttacaattatatatatcatctCTGATATGTTTACATTTGAAGAATTATAAATCTATTAATACAGCTAGTTTGATATATGAGATAAGAATATTGGAAAGGATGAAAACAAAAATGGTATATATTGAAAAGTGTAAGAAAGGAGGGGGAGGGCAAGGGGAAAaggaaaaggaaaaatatatatctgACATTATGGATGAAAAACGGatgataagaaaaatatatgattatataacGAGTAAGATAAAACGTGTGGatagtaatatattattatgtggTTTTCCGATATTTCTTAGAAAGggttattataataataagagtgattatttttatcagtttgattttttaaaaaaatttaaaattgATGGAATCATATCTTTTCTGTTCGATGACACCTATTTGGAACAGATATGTAATGGTAAAAACATTGTGTGTGcagaaaaatataaggaaatattaaattttatgtataaGGAGTATCGTTACAAATGtaagatatattatgaaaGGATAAGGAATAATGATGATTTACAAAATGTGCTTGCGAAGTTGaagaataatttataa
- a CDS encoding hypothetical protein (conserved Plasmodium protein, unknown function), which produces MNNSTNVSSNGDKGPFHKPIIYTSRAKSLIAQNSRNSSTFNNNEVGKNVTTVMDKIKRLFSNKNMNEPTTELNRTKLKEDRNNNEDISTPKTLKPLPLSMHDQKVEWQPVYHETCKIKLPVEENNQKISLPEYVIEDWVYNQNKISKNLCSSSMKYDENGTMIDDCFNNKKNNENKNTGKKNNNDDDNNNNNNNKNNNNNNCGSSNCYSNCNDEEENYSNFKYHYNYYLVDEYLESLVESQNKILDATGLDEQGQLYENVCLNVKPIIMSKHRLESGVPYDPSKLMN; this is translated from the coding sequence atgaataattcCACCAACGTGTCTTCAAATGGTGATAAAGGACCATTTCACAAAcctataatatatacaagTAGAGCCAAAAGTTTGATCGCTCAAAATAGTAGGAATAGTTCcacatttaataataatgaagtTGGAAAAAATGTAACAACTGTTATggataaaataaaaaggctgttttcaaataaaaatatgaatgagCCTACAACAGAACTAAACCGTACTAAACTTAAAGAAGATAGAAACaataatgaagatatatCAACCCCCAAAACATTAAAACCTTTGCCTCTTTCTATGCATGACCAGAAGGTTGAATGGCAACCTGTATATCATGAAACATgcaaaataaaattaccTGTAGAGGAAAATAATCAGAAAATATCTTTACCAGAATATGTGATAGAAGATTGGGTGTACAATCAAAATAAGATATCTAAGAATTTATGTTCTTCCAGTATgaaatatgatgaaaatgGTACTATGATAGATGAttgttttaataataagaaaaataatgaaaacAAGAACACggggaaaaaaaataacaatgatgatgataataataataataataataacaaaaataataataataataattgtgGTAGTAGTAATTGTTATAGTAATTGTAATGATGAGGAAGAAAATTATTCCAACTTCAAATACCACTATAACTATTATTTAGTAGATGAATATTTAGAATCCTTGGTAGAATCacaaaacaaaattttAGATGCAACCGGATTAGATGAACAAGGACAGttatatgaaaatgtaTGTCTAAATGTTAAACCAATAATAATGTCCAAACACAGATTAGAAAGTGGAGTACCATATGATCCATCGAAATTAATGAATTAA